A single genomic interval of Chitinophaga sp. 180180018-3 harbors:
- a CDS encoding helix-turn-helix domain-containing protein, giving the protein MKVAYRHISTPENASFVIKEFCQPRFTNTFHFHHGHELILMVKSAGKVYAGNKVMNFNEGEIYMFGPGLVHCFCNDNAPAGTGEGCAHAIIVQFTEDFMGRDFFDKLELRKIKELMELSEQGIKFSKISSSFSNLFFQFQPNQQMKNLIILLQMLDGLSQQSRENIMLLTDDPRKIHYKDVDSKKLTAIFKYVLENYHSHVDSKSAASLACMSEAAFCRYFKRRTGKTFSQFVNETRISHATKLLIGTDHGISEICYACGFDNMSYFNRQFKIYQGKSPREYRKALGESNAGAPSYRPTSVVE; this is encoded by the coding sequence ATGAAAGTTGCCTACCGACACATCTCCACTCCGGAGAATGCCAGCTTTGTGATCAAAGAATTTTGTCAGCCTCGTTTCACGAATACCTTTCATTTTCATCACGGGCATGAGTTAATTCTGATGGTAAAGAGCGCAGGTAAAGTGTATGCAGGAAATAAGGTCATGAATTTTAATGAGGGAGAGATTTACATGTTTGGCCCCGGGTTGGTTCATTGTTTCTGCAACGATAATGCTCCTGCAGGAACGGGCGAAGGATGTGCTCATGCTATTATTGTACAGTTTACGGAAGATTTTATGGGCAGGGATTTTTTTGATAAACTGGAATTGAGAAAGATAAAAGAACTGATGGAGTTATCTGAACAAGGAATTAAATTCAGCAAAATATCATCTTCCTTCAGTAACCTGTTCTTTCAATTCCAACCCAATCAGCAAATGAAAAACCTGATCATATTGTTACAGATGCTGGATGGCCTGTCGCAACAAAGCAGGGAAAATATTATGTTGCTGACAGACGATCCGAGGAAGATACATTATAAGGATGTGGATTCGAAAAAGCTTACGGCGATATTTAAATACGTGTTGGAAAATTACCATAGTCATGTAGATAGCAAATCAGCCGCTTCTCTCGCCTGTATGAGCGAAGCCGCATTTTGCCGGTATTTTAAGAGGAGAACCGGCAAAACGTTTTCGCAGTTTGTGAATGAAACGAGGATTAGTCATGCTACAAAATTACTGATAGGTACCGATCACGGGATATCTGAAATATGCTACGCCTGTGGGTTTGATAATATGTCTTATTTCAACAGGCAGTTTAAGATTTACCAGGGAAAATCACCGAGAGAGTACAGAAAGGCGTTGGGAGAGAGTAATGCAGGGGCGCCAAGTTACAGGCCTACGTCAGTTGTAGAATAA
- a CDS encoding sugar phosphate isomerase/epimerase family protein — translation MELGIHNWMRSETIATTIQRVAAIGYTKLEVAGNPEQYDTKSIRKLMKDHGLTCWGSVTLMLGERNLLARDEAQRAKSIQYVKDVVRMVKELDGHMVSVVPGTVGKIVPDGRPEEEWKWAVEAMKEIYAYSEAAGVLLGIEPINRFETYFINRADQALALAEAVGPNCGVCLDTFHMNIEEADMFDAIRKTKGKLTGFHVADNNRMAPGMGHLNWEKIVSTLREVNYNDVLSVEFCSPLDRTPANPYPDSIDENPENLSPEQEKFLQDHGSSSVTDAFYTMLTTRSFNTLSKLI, via the coding sequence ATGGAACTGGGAATACACAATTGGATGCGGTCCGAAACGATAGCTACTACCATACAACGGGTGGCCGCCATTGGATATACTAAGCTCGAAGTTGCCGGGAATCCTGAACAATATGATACCAAAAGCATACGAAAGCTCATGAAGGATCATGGCCTGACCTGCTGGGGGTCGGTAACACTCATGCTGGGAGAGCGTAACCTGCTTGCCAGGGATGAGGCACAAAGAGCAAAATCAATACAGTATGTGAAAGACGTGGTAAGAATGGTGAAGGAACTGGACGGCCATATGGTATCTGTAGTGCCCGGTACTGTTGGGAAAATTGTACCCGACGGCAGGCCGGAAGAAGAATGGAAATGGGCCGTAGAGGCCATGAAGGAAATCTACGCCTACAGCGAGGCCGCAGGGGTATTGCTGGGCATAGAACCCATCAACCGGTTTGAAACTTATTTCATCAACCGGGCGGATCAGGCGCTGGCATTGGCGGAGGCGGTAGGCCCCAATTGCGGCGTTTGCCTGGATACTTTTCACATGAATATCGAAGAGGCAGATATGTTTGACGCTATCAGAAAGACAAAGGGAAAACTGACTGGCTTTCATGTGGCAGATAACAACCGGATGGCGCCGGGAATGGGGCATCTCAACTGGGAGAAGATCGTGAGCACGCTGAGAGAAGTGAACTACAACGATGTGCTTTCCGTGGAATTCTGCTCTCCGCTGGATCGTACGCCTGCCAACCCTTATCCGGATTCCATTGATGAGAACCCCGAAAATCTTTCTCCTGAACAGGAAAAGTTTCTGCAGGATCATGGAAGCTCTTCGGTGACGGATGCATTTTATACCATGCTGACCACCCGGTCATTTAATACTTTATCAAAACTTATTTAA
- a CDS encoding mandelate racemase/muconate lactonizing enzyme family protein has translation MKIANVEAFWLRCPVPKEKQHTSDYGLMANFDMTLVVITTDEGLQGFGEAKAAVGSSGGCASIVNCIESELKPVLLGKCVKDITRLWEEMYNGTRDHYALSRGRKFPILGRRGLMVSAMSGIDTALWDLKGKMLNVPVMDLLGGACRSHMPAYASGGWADADNIGAQLKGYVDKGFGGVKMRVGVMDKTVQNSIDRVKAARAALGPDIKLMADAHGTFSVPEAKQFCHGVKDCNLYWFEEPISPDNKPGTAEVRASTHIPIAAGESEYTSFDVKELLDIRAIDVIQPDAAIIGGISETMRVAHLASVHQLELAPHCWGSAFSFMAGLNVAFASPSATVIEFSLGGNPMMYELVKEQIKVTNGLIPAPTAPGLGVSPDWDFVRTFKQKA, from the coding sequence ATGAAAATAGCGAATGTAGAGGCATTTTGGCTGCGCTGTCCGGTTCCGAAGGAAAAACAACATACTTCAGACTATGGATTAATGGCAAATTTCGACATGACGCTGGTGGTGATCACAACAGATGAAGGTCTTCAGGGATTTGGAGAAGCCAAAGCAGCGGTGGGATCTTCAGGTGGGTGCGCCTCCATTGTAAATTGTATCGAAAGTGAATTGAAGCCTGTATTACTGGGTAAGTGTGTGAAAGATATTACCCGTCTTTGGGAAGAAATGTATAATGGTACCCGTGATCATTATGCTTTGTCGAGAGGCCGGAAATTCCCTATACTTGGCAGAAGGGGACTGATGGTATCTGCGATGAGTGGCATTGATACCGCCCTGTGGGATCTGAAAGGCAAAATGCTGAATGTACCGGTAATGGATCTGCTGGGTGGTGCCTGTCGCAGTCATATGCCGGCATATGCCAGCGGAGGCTGGGCGGACGCGGATAATATCGGCGCGCAATTGAAAGGCTATGTAGATAAAGGATTTGGAGGTGTAAAGATGCGTGTTGGCGTGATGGACAAAACCGTGCAGAACAGCATCGACCGGGTAAAAGCCGCGAGAGCCGCTTTAGGACCAGATATTAAGTTGATGGCCGATGCACATGGCACCTTCAGTGTTCCGGAGGCCAAGCAATTTTGCCACGGTGTGAAGGATTGCAACCTTTACTGGTTTGAAGAGCCGATCAGTCCGGATAACAAACCCGGTACGGCAGAAGTAAGGGCATCCACACATATTCCTATCGCTGCAGGCGAAAGTGAATATACCAGTTTTGATGTGAAGGAATTGTTGGATATAAGGGCAATTGATGTCATACAGCCAGATGCAGCTATCATCGGCGGTATCTCAGAAACGATGCGCGTAGCACATCTGGCCAGTGTGCATCAACTGGAGCTGGCGCCACATTGCTGGGGATCTGCGTTTTCCTTTATGGCCGGGCTCAATGTAGCCTTTGCATCGCCTTCGGCAACTGTTATTGAGTTTTCTCTCGGAGGAAATCCAATGATGTATGAACTGGTAAAAGAACAGATCAAGGTGACCAATGGCCTGATACCCGCACCAACAGCTCCGGGATTAGGTGTAAGCCCCGACTGGGATTTCGTACGTACGTTTAAACAAAAAGCTTAG
- a CDS encoding VOC family protein, with amino-acid sequence MAKALKINHVTLIVDNLEKAGEFYQHELGLEPLAAFRFDYPVMFFKFNEEQQLHISEWDDNTSFRGHVCVQVDDFNSLFFRMKELNIIDVNPWGKVRKLPDGAMQMFVRDPAGNLVEISSVPGASIDPRIFADELYEEGLYVSNRNDFRGYRSDDATLYHDR; translated from the coding sequence ATGGCAAAAGCACTTAAAATTAACCACGTAACGCTGATTGTCGACAACCTGGAAAAAGCCGGGGAGTTTTATCAGCATGAATTGGGCTTAGAGCCGCTTGCCGCTTTCAGGTTCGATTATCCGGTAATGTTTTTCAAATTCAATGAAGAACAACAATTGCATATCTCTGAATGGGACGACAATACCTCCTTCCGCGGACATGTTTGTGTGCAGGTAGATGACTTTAACAGCCTCTTTTTCCGCATGAAGGAACTGAATATTATAGATGTCAATCCCTGGGGAAAAGTGCGTAAACTGCCCGATGGAGCCATGCAGATGTTTGTACGCGATCCGGCCGGCAACCTCGTGGAAATTTCTTCTGTACCCGGCGCCAGCATTGATCCCCGGATCTTTGCAGATGAGCTTTATGAAGAAGGTCTGTATGTTTCCAATAGAAACGATTTCAGAGGATACCGGTCTGATGATGCCACCTTATATCACGACAGATGA
- a CDS encoding NAD(P)-dependent oxidoreductase → MRKNVLLLETIADEALAVLTEQVNVFTGYDEASLKEVLNKTDIHAIITRGKGQINQSLMNACPHLQVAARCGVGLDNVDVAEATARKVKVINAPGSNAATIAEHTLTLMLMLMRNMYESVAQVKQNNWNWRNQYTGDELNGKTLGILGMGNIGKRVARLGDAFGMNVLYWSRSAQDVPYKLLSLEEVLQHADVVTLHLPFSKEIDQLINEKRLGLMKRTALLINTARGALVDHDALLKALNAQMISGYAADVLPDEPPVQSLGIVQHPRAIVTPHSGSLTASTYRQMCLLTVNNVVAVLTGKNPDPDSIYNRKELQ, encoded by the coding sequence ATGAGAAAAAACGTATTGCTGCTGGAAACTATTGCAGACGAGGCATTGGCGGTATTAACGGAGCAGGTAAATGTATTCACAGGATACGATGAGGCCAGCTTAAAAGAGGTGTTGAACAAAACAGACATCCATGCCATCATCACAAGAGGGAAGGGGCAGATCAACCAATCGCTAATGAATGCCTGCCCACATTTGCAGGTGGCGGCCCGTTGCGGCGTGGGGCTCGACAATGTAGATGTAGCGGAAGCAACAGCTCGGAAAGTTAAAGTGATCAACGCACCGGGCAGCAACGCTGCTACCATTGCAGAACACACACTAACGCTGATGTTGATGCTGATGCGCAATATGTATGAGTCAGTAGCACAGGTGAAACAAAACAACTGGAATTGGCGCAATCAATATACAGGAGACGAGCTGAATGGCAAGACCCTGGGAATACTGGGAATGGGCAATATCGGAAAGCGAGTGGCCCGGCTGGGAGATGCCTTTGGTATGAATGTGTTGTATTGGAGCAGGTCTGCACAAGACGTGCCTTATAAATTGCTTTCTCTGGAAGAGGTATTACAACATGCTGATGTAGTAACGCTTCATCTTCCTTTCAGCAAAGAAATAGATCAACTCATCAATGAAAAGCGGCTGGGATTAATGAAACGAACGGCGTTGCTGATCAATACCGCAAGAGGTGCACTGGTAGACCATGACGCATTGCTGAAAGCATTGAATGCACAAATGATTTCAGGATATGCTGCCGATGTGTTGCCAGACGAGCCGCCCGTTCAATCGCTTGGCATTGTTCAGCATCCACGGGCTATCGTTACACCGCATTCCGGCAGCCTTACGGCATCTACCTACCGGCAGATGTGCCTGCTCACGGTAAATAACGTAGTGGCGGTGCTGACAGGTAAAAATCCGGATCCGGATAGTATATATAATCGCAAGGAACTTCAATGA
- a CDS encoding ThuA domain-containing protein, with protein MRKICVCLLFITIACTGLLSAQSSKKIKKPVVVFVTGDHEYSSEETMPLIAAALEKDYGMKTIVLKAYPDYNSEENIPGLEALKQADLAVFFLRWRRLPPEQLAYIEEYLKSGKPVMGFRTTTHAFHFPEGHASEKWNAFGEFALNAPPGWGGAAKHTHYGHESSTDVSIIPEQAGNPILTGVAKNFHVRSWLYRVLPDYPVKGSTWLLMGKAVNPDKEAIENPVAWTGTNSFGGRVFMTTMGHPEDFRQEPFQRLVINAIHYELGLKVPKKWKGKLDIHVPYRVTK; from the coding sequence ATGAGAAAAATTTGTGTTTGTTTATTGTTCATCACTATTGCGTGCACCGGCCTGCTATCGGCACAATCTTCCAAAAAGATAAAAAAGCCGGTGGTGGTTTTTGTGACAGGCGATCATGAGTACAGCAGTGAGGAAACGATGCCACTGATAGCCGCTGCGCTGGAAAAAGACTACGGCATGAAAACAATCGTTCTCAAAGCATATCCTGATTATAACAGCGAAGAAAATATTCCGGGCCTCGAGGCATTGAAGCAGGCCGACCTGGCCGTCTTTTTCCTGCGCTGGCGCAGGCTTCCTCCTGAGCAACTCGCCTACATAGAGGAATACCTGAAATCCGGAAAACCTGTGATGGGTTTTCGTACTACCACACATGCCTTCCATTTTCCGGAAGGGCATGCCAGTGAAAAATGGAACGCCTTTGGAGAGTTTGCATTAAACGCGCCTCCGGGATGGGGCGGCGCTGCGAAGCATACACATTACGGACATGAGAGCAGTACGGATGTAAGCATCATCCCCGAACAGGCCGGCAATCCGATCCTGACGGGCGTAGCTAAAAATTTCCACGTTCGCTCGTGGCTGTATCGCGTTCTACCGGACTATCCCGTGAAAGGCTCTACCTGGTTGCTGATGGGCAAGGCGGTAAACCCCGATAAAGAAGCGATCGAAAATCCGGTGGCATGGACGGGCACCAATTCCTTTGGAGGCCGGGTTTTTATGACCACCATGGGCCATCCGGAAGATTTCAGACAAGAGCCTTTTCAGCGACTGGTGATCAATGCCATCCACTATGAGCTGGGCCTGAAAGTGCCGAAAAAATGGAAAGGTAAATTAGATATCCACGTGCCCTATCGTGTAACGAAATAA
- a CDS encoding PVC-type heme-binding CxxCH protein: MSRLFKIGMYVPLMPVVLVIMMQSACRQQEHAPLAVAKGSHISMIGANLGSRMINYDNFETELYVRYPEYNLNIRNMCDGGETPGFRPHAGRNSPWAFPGAEKFCPELAKEVDSMENPSQGTFETPDQWLTRLKTDVIIAFFGYSESFAGKEGLDNYKGELDAFIKWTLKQKYNGTSIPQLAIVSPIAFENLSDRYDLPDGKKENENLALYTQAMKEVAAQNNVLFVDAFTPSQKWYRDTKEPLTIDGSQLNEEGYKKLGILLVDEIFGKAAPKAEANRQLVHDAVKEKNWMWLNDYKIPNGVHVFGRRYNPYGPDNYPAEIEKIRGMTAVRDTAVWLAASKGQKLDIATEDKYTKVLPPVKTNYDPANTKNGSLRYLSGAEAVKKLKVPPGYKVELFASEEQFKDLAKPMQMSFDNKGRLWVAVMPSYPHYKPGDAKPDDKIIILEDTDNDGKADKETVFARGLHLPIGFEIAPEGVYVAQGTNLKLLKDTDGDDKADKEEILLSGFDDHDTHHSSHAFTADPSGAIYSGEGVFLQTHVETSYGTIRASNGGFYRFDPRRRKLERTAQLQIPNPWGIAFDDWGQPFFAETSSPDMRWMLPGTVLPRYGQFTHKSIQLIEEKHLVRPTSGLEFVSSRHFPDSIQGDFLINNTIGFLGTKEHTLQDDGTGYKSHHRQDLLVSEDPNFRPVDMEYAPDGSLYVIDWHNILIGHMQHNARDPLRDHSHGRIYRITYPSKPLVTPAHIAGASIEELLDNLKLPEYRTRYRTRRELRGRDVSQVLAKLKTWVANLDKNDPRYDHHLLEGLWVSWGLDKVDQDLLRQVLKAKDYHARAAAVEVVRYTGHQVKDQAELLMQAAKDENSRVRLMAIVAASWIGKEKGLPILAEAKKMPLDEWMIHAYETAVAHLNGMNVKSEKEAGANTKLKGAELALFNQGKKIYSIEGYCRTCHQPDGKGLPDSGFPPLAGSEWVSGSDERLIKLVMKGVMGPIVVNNKAYPGQVPMTPFGGLLKDDEVAAVLTYVRNSFGNTGPAISPEKVKQVRKAIESKKDFYSPKELLKEHPMEKK; encoded by the coding sequence ATGTCCAGACTATTTAAAATCGGTATGTATGTACCGCTTATGCCCGTGGTATTGGTGATAATGATGCAGAGTGCCTGCAGGCAGCAGGAACATGCGCCGCTGGCGGTTGCTAAGGGATCGCATATCTCCATGATTGGCGCCAACCTGGGATCGAGAATGATAAATTATGATAATTTTGAAACGGAGCTGTATGTACGTTATCCGGAGTATAACCTGAACATCCGTAATATGTGCGATGGTGGCGAAACTCCCGGTTTCCGGCCGCATGCCGGCAGGAATTCTCCGTGGGCTTTCCCCGGCGCGGAAAAATTCTGCCCTGAGTTAGCCAAAGAAGTGGATTCGATGGAGAACCCCAGCCAGGGCACTTTTGAAACACCTGATCAATGGTTAACCCGGCTCAAAACAGATGTGATCATTGCCTTCTTCGGCTACAGCGAATCATTTGCAGGGAAAGAAGGGCTTGATAACTACAAAGGTGAATTGGATGCCTTTATCAAATGGACCCTGAAACAAAAATATAATGGTACTTCAATACCACAGCTGGCCATTGTTTCGCCCATTGCTTTCGAAAATCTGTCCGACAGATATGATCTCCCTGATGGTAAAAAAGAAAATGAAAACCTGGCTTTATATACACAGGCCATGAAGGAAGTGGCCGCGCAGAATAATGTACTGTTTGTAGATGCCTTTACTCCTTCACAAAAATGGTACAGGGATACGAAGGAACCGTTGACCATCGATGGTTCTCAGTTGAATGAAGAAGGATATAAGAAATTAGGAATTTTACTGGTAGATGAGATTTTTGGAAAAGCCGCTCCTAAAGCTGAAGCTAACAGGCAGCTGGTTCATGATGCGGTAAAGGAAAAAAACTGGATGTGGCTGAACGATTATAAAATCCCTAACGGCGTGCATGTATTCGGCCGCCGGTATAATCCCTATGGACCAGATAACTATCCCGCTGAAATAGAGAAGATCCGGGGAATGACGGCTGTCAGGGATACGGCCGTGTGGCTGGCGGCTTCCAAAGGACAGAAACTGGATATTGCAACGGAAGATAAATATACCAAAGTATTACCGCCGGTTAAAACCAACTATGATCCGGCTAACACGAAGAATGGCAGTCTGCGCTATCTCAGCGGGGCGGAAGCCGTTAAAAAGCTGAAAGTGCCACCAGGATATAAGGTAGAGCTTTTCGCCTCTGAAGAGCAGTTCAAAGACCTGGCTAAACCTATGCAGATGTCGTTCGACAATAAAGGTCGTTTATGGGTAGCCGTTATGCCGAGTTATCCGCATTACAAACCGGGAGATGCCAAACCTGATGATAAAATTATTATTCTGGAAGATACCGACAACGACGGTAAGGCCGACAAAGAAACGGTCTTCGCCAGGGGGCTGCACCTGCCAATCGGTTTCGAGATAGCACCCGAAGGCGTTTATGTGGCGCAGGGAACCAATCTTAAATTGCTGAAAGATACCGACGGAGATGATAAAGCCGATAAGGAAGAAATCCTGCTCAGTGGATTTGATGACCACGATACACACCATAGCAGTCATGCTTTCACAGCGGATCCTTCAGGAGCCATCTATTCCGGCGAAGGAGTATTCCTGCAAACACACGTAGAAACATCCTATGGCACTATTCGTGCTTCCAACGGTGGCTTTTACAGATTCGATCCGCGGCGCAGGAAACTGGAACGCACCGCGCAATTACAGATCCCTAATCCCTGGGGTATTGCATTCGATGATTGGGGCCAGCCCTTCTTCGCGGAAACCTCCAGTCCGGATATGCGCTGGATGCTTCCCGGTACAGTGTTACCAAGATATGGCCAGTTTACACATAAATCAATACAGCTGATAGAAGAGAAGCACCTGGTACGGCCAACGTCGGGCCTGGAGTTCGTGTCCAGCCGCCACTTCCCGGATTCGATACAGGGCGACTTCCTGATCAATAATACCATCGGCTTCCTGGGAACGAAGGAACATACCTTACAGGACGATGGAACCGGCTATAAGAGCCATCATCGCCAGGATCTGCTGGTGAGCGAAGATCCTAATTTCCGGCCGGTAGATATGGAGTATGCACCCGATGGATCGTTATACGTCATCGACTGGCATAACATCCTGATCGGGCACATGCAGCACAATGCGAGAGACCCCTTGCGGGATCATTCACACGGAAGGATATACCGCATTACTTATCCATCTAAACCATTAGTAACACCCGCTCATATAGCAGGAGCCAGCATAGAAGAACTGCTGGACAATCTTAAACTGCCTGAGTACAGAACCCGCTACAGAACCCGCCGCGAGCTGAGAGGCCGAGATGTGTCGCAGGTGCTGGCCAAATTGAAAACATGGGTAGCCAACCTCGATAAAAATGATCCCAGGTACGACCATCATTTGCTGGAAGGCCTTTGGGTAAGCTGGGGACTGGATAAAGTGGATCAGGATCTTTTAAGACAGGTATTGAAAGCAAAAGATTATCATGCAAGAGCCGCAGCAGTAGAGGTAGTACGTTATACCGGCCATCAGGTAAAGGACCAGGCGGAACTGCTGATGCAAGCCGCGAAAGATGAAAATAGCCGCGTGCGTCTGATGGCGATTGTGGCCGCTTCCTGGATAGGCAAAGAAAAAGGGTTGCCCATTTTAGCAGAAGCTAAGAAAATGCCGCTGGACGAGTGGATGATCCACGCCTATGAAACTGCAGTGGCCCATTTAAATGGGATGAATGTAAAGAGTGAAAAAGAAGCAGGCGCCAACACGAAACTAAAAGGTGCAGAACTGGCATTGTTTAATCAGGGAAAGAAAATCTACTCCATCGAAGGATATTGCAGAACGTGCCATCAGCCGGATGGCAAAGGGTTACCTGATTCAGGCTTCCCACCGCTTGCCGGCTCAGAATGGGTATCGGGCAGCGACGAACGGCTGATTAAACTGGTCATGAAAGGAGTAATGGGGCCCATAGTAGTAAATAATAAAGCCTACCCCGGACAGGTTCCTATGACTCCCTTTGGCGGTTTGCTGAAAGATGATGAGGTAGCAGCAGTGCTCACTTATGTCCGGAATTCATTCGGAAATACAGGGCCTGCTATTTCTCCTGAAAAGGTGAAGCAGGTAAGAAAGGCTATAGAAAGTAAAAAAGACTTTTATTCTCCTAAAGAACTGCTTAAAGAACATCCAATGGAAAAGAAATAA